A genomic region of Oryza glaberrima chromosome 1, OglaRS2, whole genome shotgun sequence contains the following coding sequences:
- the LOC127783854 gene encoding F-box/LRR-repeat protein At1g67190: protein MEHLPVEVIGNILAHLSAARDVMVASGVCRKWRTACRKHLHSLSFNSDDFPRDMTTRQLEIVITQTIFQTMGLQCLSIHIDRTHEFSAAPVIAWLMYTRETLRSLSYNVRTNPNVNILEKCGRQKLEVLDLDHNTITGVEPSYQRFTCLKSLSLRHVSISALDLSLLVAACPKIESLALDFLEVVTSDPQSTMELTSHTLKSLFAKSVGVDKIILDTDNLEVLNLNALNLDLFELIGKGTLKHLKIDDVSVTHMDIGESTDHLEVVDVSNFTIVRPKLYSMISRASNLRMLRFWGVVFDDEDEIVDSETIAVSFPLLRHLSLSYELRDGLLHYSLQGSSPLENVSVLELGWTVISEHFGPWVFGMIERCPNLKKLVIHGVLSEAKTREERQMLASFTSFIVCLMRKYVHVDVQFEYE, encoded by the coding sequence ATGGAGCACCTTCCTGTTGAAGTCATTGGCAACATTCTTGCACATCTTAGCGCTGCACGTGATGTCATGGTTGCCTCTGGGGTGTGCCGGAAGTGGCGGACGGCATGCAGGAAGCACCTCCATTCATTATCGTTCAATTCCGATGACTTCCCTCGGGACATGACTACACGCCAGCTGGAGATTGTCATCACACAGACTATATTTCAGACAATGGGGCTGCAGTGCCTCTCTATTCACATAGATCGTACCCATGAGTTCTCGGCAGCACCTGTGATTGCATGGCTCATGTATACCAGGGAAACACTCCGGAGCTTGTCTTACAATGTTCGGACAAACCCTAACGTGAACATCCTGGAGAAATGTGGGAGGCAGAAATTGGAGGTGTTGGATTTAGACCATAACACAATCACTGGTGTTGAACCAAGTTATCAGAGATTCACTTGTCTGAAATCCCTTTCTTTAAGGCATGTGAGCATTTCAGCCTTGGATTTGAGCCTTTTAGTGGCTGCTTGCCCAAAGATAGAGTCACTGGCACTTGATTTCCTTGAGGTTGTCACTTCAGATCCACAGTCTACAATGGAGCTGACTAGCCATACCTTGAAGAGCCTATTTGCAAAATCTGTTGGTGTGGACAAGATCATACTTGATACAGATAATCTGGAAGTTCTAAACCTAAATGCTTTGAACCTTGATTTGTTTGAGCTCATTGGGAAGGGTACTCTAAAGCATCTCAAGATTGACGATGTTAGTGTTACTCATATGGATATTGGGGAGAGCACAGATCATCTGGAGGTAGTGGATGTGAGTAACTTTACTATAGTCCGGCCAAAGCTGTACAGTATGATATCCAGAGCATCTAACTTGCGGATGCTACGATTTTGGGGTGTTGTGtttgatgatgaggatgagatTGTGGACTCAGAAACCATTGCTGTTTCATTTCCTCTTCTAAGGCATCTTTCATTGAGTTATGAGTTACGAGATGGGCTACTTCATTATAGCCTGCAAGGATCGTCACCACTGGAGAATGTTTCAGTCTTGGAACTTGGTTGGACAGTTATAAGTGAGCATTTTGGACCCTGGGTTTTTGGAATGATCGAGAGGTGCCCAAATCTCAAGAAACTTGTCATTCATGGTGTTCTTTCTGAGGCAAAAACACGCGAAGAGCGCCAGATGCTAGCAAGCTTTACTTCATTTATAGTCTGCCTCATGAGGAAGTATGTGCATGTCGATGTACAATTTGAGTACGAGTGA